GGGAAATAAACAAATTTCTTTACATAGTCGTAAATTAAAACCCGTCCAATATAAATAATCTCAGCTTGTTTCAGCATAAGACAATTATATCATTAATCATTATTTTTTTGAATGATAGAGATAATAAATCAAGTAGTAAAGTAAAATAAATAATGGCCACCAATAAACAAGTATCGGCCACCAATAAACAACTACCGAAAATGCAATAGTAATCAAACCCAACCAAAATATTAACTGGGTATAATAATCAAGTTGTCTTTTTACCTGTTTCATTATTTGCTCCTCGTTGGGAAAAGTGTCAAAAGCCAATAAACGGCTACGCATTAACCAACTAAGTAATAAAAATACGCAACCCATAATTAAGAAAATGTAGTTCATCGTTATAAATCTCCTTTTTTGATGCTGACTCTAATATCATTCATCAAATTGTAATAAAACTCAATATTGTGCAGAGTTGCTAAACGTAAAGCTAAGGGATCATTAATTTTAAATAAGTGATGTAAGTAACTTAAAGAATACTGACATAATTCGGGAATTACTGATTTGCTGTTGATGGGCTTTTTATCTAAAGCCCAGGCGGCATTGTTCAAATTGATAGTTTGATAATAATTATTAATTTTTGATACCCTCTGATTTAGACGAATATAAAGACGCGCGTGGCGAGCCTCCCGTGTGGGAATCACGCAATCAAACATATCCACTCCTCTTTTTACTGCTGCGACTATATTATCCGGATAACCAACGCCCATTAAGTAGCGTGGTTTATCTACTGGCAAAACATCTTGTAACTCATCTAAAATCTGATACATCTGTTCATTCTTTTCGCCAACTGCTAAACCGCCAATGGCTAAACCAGCAAAGTTCATTTTGGCAAGTTCTCGGGCGCAAAGTAAACGTAAATCTGAAAATGTTGATCCTTGAACAATGCCAAATAATTTCTGACGAACAATTTTTTGAGCCTGATAACTTTTGATACTTTTCTCGGCCCAAAGCAAGGTGCGATCAACAGCTTTTTTAGCCACCTCATAACTGGCCGGGTAAGCCACACATTCGTCAAGTACCATCATTAAATCCGAACCAATAATTTTCTGTGCACGAATAACATCGGCTGGTGAAAAAAAATGTTTACTACCGTCTAAATAAGAAACAAATTCTACTCCTTGATCAGTCAACAAACGATCAACTTTGATTTCTTGCTGACTAATACCTTTTCTCTTTACTTCGCCGTCTAAAGAAAAAATCTGAAATCCCCCCGAGTCCGTTAAAATCGGACCAGACCAATTCATAAATTGATGTAAGCCACCAGCGCGCTTCAATATCTTTAAACTGGGTCGTAAAAAAAGATGGTATGTATTAGCCAAAATAATAGGAATTTTTAGGCGCTGTAAATCTGCAGTGGTAACGCTTTTTACTACTCCCCGTGTAGCAATAGTCATAAAAAAAGGCGTTGCTAAACATCCGTGGGCAGTGTTTAAGATCCCGCAGCGAGCTTTACTTTTTTTCGACTTAAATTGTAATTTAAAAAAATTATTCATCCTACAGATTAAAATGAGTAAACAACTGCCAACCTAAATTAATAACAATGATTAAATAGGCGATAAAAGAAAATATGATATAACATCGTTGTAACAAAAAATTGTAACGTTCATTTTTTCTGAATAAAGCTTTAATAACAATCAACAGCATGAGAAAAACTCGTAAATCAACAATCCAATAAATAGCCGATAAATATGGCCACCAATACGCGAAAATAAAAAAAGCCGGTAAAGAAAACCATTTATCCACCAACGGGTCAAAGTATTCACCAAAGATTGTTATCTTATTTTTTAGTCTGGCTAAAGCGCCATCCCAAAAATCAGTAAATGATCCCAAACCAATCAATATAATAGTTGCTAGCCAAAACCATTTTGGCTGGACAAAATACGGATCAGTATACAAAAACCATAGCCACCAAATAATGAAAGTTAAAAAAAATCGTAGTCCGGTGATTAAATTAGGTGATAACCAGGATGGCGTTATCTGCACCAGTGGCCAAAAACATTGATCCTTACGATCACGCAACTGTAAATATAATTTAAAATTATCTAATAACATCTATTTCACCACCCGACCCTTACCACTAGCACCAAGGTCTAATGGCAAAGAACTATCCATATCAGCATATTTCTTTTCCCATTGCTGATTAATAGACAAATTAATATTGGTTAATAACGGTGCGATCTGATCAACTTGTTCTGCTAGTGGCTTTAATGTGATTTTGAACGAACCTTGAACTTTCTGCTCCGCAGACAAGTTGCCTAAAGGAATGGTTATTCTTCTGGTCTGCTGATCAACTAGTGGCGCTAATCCTGCCAAAACACTGACAAATTGTACTGTGGCTGGCAGATTGGCTGTCCAACTATTGTTCTGTGTGGCTGCCATACCAGCAAAATAATACCACTCAACTTGATAAGTTGTTTCCTTATTTACTTGCGGTGGTAAGGGGCCACTGCCGAGGGGTTTACCAGCAACATCAAAATATAAAACCTTCAGGGATAACTCACCGTTTTGATTAATGATCAGACGGCTAGCTTGACTGGTTTGCACAAAATTTTCACCATTAATCATCTGTTCAATTTTCGCTACTGCTTGAACCGTTAAATCCGCTGTCGTAAATGAATTAGCATCGATCGGTGCTGTTTGTAGTTGGACATTTAAATTGATAACTATCTTATCATTTTGCTTAAATTCCTTTAGCCGTTGACCAATCTGCGGATGATCACTACTCCAGATTATTTTATCGCCATCCTTCACAATGCCCTGGCTATCCTGCCACCCTTGCCAATTAATCATTTTAGAACTGAGGGACAATATTACTTTGGCGTCGTGCAAAATATAATCTGATTTATTGGTAATCACAATCTGATAAGGAATTGTTTGACCCCAAGCTACGATCCCTGAAGACTCGTTGTCTAAATATTGTAAATTGACATCTACTTGCGGCTGGACAATTTTAATTAAAATATTCTCTTGATCTAAAACCGTTTCCTGTCCATTATTTATTTTATAAGCTATGATCTTAATCAATAATTCCTTGGTTGGCACAGTCGGTGGTAACTCGCCATTGAGTAATATTAACTGTTCTTGACCCGGAACTATCTCGTTAAACTCCCAACGATCGCCAGTAAGCTTGGGATCAGAATCACTTAATAAATACTGTTCTGGTTTTTGGATAACGACGCGAATGGGGAAAGCGTCCTTCTGATTGTTCAGTAAATGCAATTTAATAAATAAACCGCCACCGGGTAAAATCTCACTAGGAGCATCAGACCACAAATCCACAGCTACCTTTTTAATATGTACTAACATCTTCTCCTCGACGGAAAAATCTGAGG
This genomic interval from Candidatus Komeilibacteria bacterium CG_4_10_14_0_2_um_filter_37_10 contains the following:
- a CDS encoding tRNA guanosine(34) transglycosylase Tgt, which gives rise to MNNFFKLQFKSKKSKARCGILNTAHGCLATPFFMTIATRGVVKSVTTADLQRLKIPIILANTYHLFLRPSLKILKRAGGLHQFMNWSGPILTDSGGFQIFSLDGEVKRKGISQQEIKVDRLLTDQGVEFVSYLDGSKHFFSPADVIRAQKIIGSDLMMVLDECVAYPASYEVAKKAVDRTLLWAEKSIKSYQAQKIVRQKLFGIVQGSTFSDLRLLCARELAKMNFAGLAIGGLAVGEKNEQMYQILDELQDVLPVDKPRYLMGVGYPDNIVAAVKRGVDMFDCVIPTREARHARLYIRLNQRVSKINNYYQTINLNNAAWALDKKPINSKSVIPELCQYSLSYLHHLFKINDPLALRLATLHNIEFYYNLMNDIRVSIKKGDL